The Algoriphagus sp. TR-M9 genome has a window encoding:
- the gldJ gene encoding gliding motility lipoprotein GldJ: MRLSNKSWGMWVAALAIVGSSILTSCNKTPGYGRRTAAKPGKKSATTGAEFSFDETDTTQFFVAKNAEQIPGPNLKFIQGGRAVLGTQEEDVMAFRDNQERTVTLANFYMDETEITNNDYREFVFDMKKKVSADSILKLEPSEEVWDGAMTFNDMYQTYYFRFPGFNFYPVAGVSWTQANTYAKWRTEYVQEIIREERGLDSSFTKSQLVERGVALADYRLPSEAEWEYAAKAMIGTQYMDENQEYGRIYPWDGRGVRNPYNVKRKGKQGDFLANFKRGRGDYGGISGGQRNDGDIIPTNVYDMAPNDFGLYHMAGNMNEWVQDVYKPLSYQDFDDLNPVRKATPDDDMEDYSSALLTDDLRVYKGGSWRDVTYWLAPGTRRFMHQDSATNHIGFRCAMISIGEKGK; this comes from the coding sequence ATGCGTCTGAGTAACAAATCTTGGGGAATGTGGGTAGCGGCTTTGGCCATCGTCGGCAGCTCTATTCTTACCTCATGTAATAAAACTCCTGGCTATGGCAGAAGAACTGCCGCTAAGCCTGGCAAAAAAAGTGCTACCACCGGTGCCGAGTTCAGTTTTGACGAAACGGACACCACACAATTTTTTGTAGCGAAAAACGCCGAGCAAATCCCAGGGCCAAATTTGAAGTTTATCCAAGGTGGTAGAGCCGTACTGGGTACGCAGGAGGAAGATGTAATGGCCTTCCGTGATAATCAGGAAAGAACGGTAACCCTTGCCAATTTCTACATGGATGAAACCGAAATCACTAATAATGACTATCGGGAGTTTGTTTTCGATATGAAGAAAAAAGTGAGCGCGGATTCCATTTTGAAACTTGAGCCTTCAGAAGAAGTATGGGATGGTGCCATGACCTTCAATGACATGTACCAAACTTACTACTTCAGATTCCCTGGCTTTAACTTCTATCCAGTAGCAGGGGTGTCTTGGACTCAGGCCAATACCTATGCTAAATGGAGAACTGAATACGTACAGGAAATCATCCGAGAAGAGCGTGGGCTTGACTCTTCGTTCACCAAAAGCCAATTGGTAGAAAGAGGAGTTGCGCTAGCTGATTATAGATTGCCATCTGAAGCAGAATGGGAGTACGCAGCGAAAGCCATGATCGGTACACAATATATGGACGAAAACCAGGAATACGGCCGAATCTATCCTTGGGATGGTCGAGGCGTTCGTAATCCTTACAACGTAAAAAGAAAAGGCAAGCAAGGTGATTTCCTGGCCAACTTCAAAAGAGGTAGAGGTGACTACGGCGGAATCTCCGGTGGACAGCGAAATGATGGAGACATCATCCCAACCAATGTTTACGATATGGCGCCAAACGATTTCGGCCTTTACCATATGGCAGGAAATATGAATGAGTGGGTACAGGATGTTTATAAACCTCTTTCCTACCAGGATTTTGATGACCTTAACCCCGTGAGAAAGGCGACACCAGATGATGATATGGAGGATTACAGCAGCGCGCTGCTTACCGATGACTTGAGAGTTTACAAAGGTGGTTCTTGGAGAGATGTGACTTACTGGCTTGCCCCAGGTACCAGAAGGTTTATGCATCAGGACTCAGCTACCAACCACATTGGTTTTAGATGTGCCATGATTTCGATCGGAGAAAAA
- the mfd gene encoding transcription-repair coupling factor yields the protein MDRQSFLSIYKSDPIFQTIAHEITTGAQANIQLKGISGSLDMVLLSSLFESQGGFHLLVAQDKEEAAYLNSDLQNLLDTEEHMIFPSSFKRAYQYEEVDNANVLMRSEILNLILEDKAKSRIVITYPEAIYERVINKRSLQDNTFIAKVGEQVDMEFVSELLSSYDFERTDFVYEPGQFAIRGGILDVFSFSNEMPYRLELFGREIESIRTFDPESQLSIASVEQISLIPNVQTKLLQEVRQSFLGFLPAETIIWIKDYQLTIDVMDECFHKATLAFEQIVKKTNNTKTVLGPEDLFDQGKDFAQLSQDFTRVEFGRQFYLKNAKVSKWDSQPQASFNKNFDLLVTQLAENEKKGLVNIITAENAKQIDRLLGIFKELDPTLQVNSLLLGLREGFDDRQTKLACFTDHQLFERFHRYKTRDKVSKSKALTIKELKALHPGDYIVHVDYGVGRFAGLEKVDVNGKMQEAVRLIFRDDDLLYVNIHSLHKISKFSGQEGTVPSMSKLGSPDWENKKSRAKKQVKDIAKDLIALYAKRRSAPGFAFKEDSVMQIELESSFIYEDTPDQAIATQDVKSDMEKTYPMDRLVCGDVGFGKTEVAIRAAFKAVNDGKQVAVLVPTTILAMQHFQTFKERLENFPVRIEYINRFRSAKEIKEIVSEVKSGAIDILVGTHKIVNKDIVFKDLGLLIIDEEQKFGVKVKDQLKNLRVNVDVLTLTATPIPRTLHFSLMGARDLSVIATPPPNRQPVTTEVQTFQEEVIRDAVSYELRRGGQVFFVHNRVGEIDSISNLIMKLVPDARVVGAHGQMDGKKLEKIMVDFIHHEYDVLVSTNIIESGLDIPNANTIMINRAHMFGLSDLHQMRGRVGRSNKKAFCYLLTSPMSGLTAEARKRLQTLEEFSDLGDGFKVAMKDLDIRGAGNLLGAEQSGFITDLGFEMYHKILDEAVQELKENEFAALFETDLAEKVKVLVQDCTIETDLELLIPEDYVGNISERLGLYSKLDAIKDEEELTKFSKMLLDRFGPLPDSVEDLMETVRLRWKAEKLGIEKLTLKGGQMKCYLLPSTRDDFYSSAIFQKIMRFAQFNSKQCKIKEYKNRLILTLSNVSTISRAQIKLKEMNEA from the coding sequence TTGGATCGTCAGTCCTTTCTTTCCATTTATAAATCCGACCCGATTTTTCAGACCATTGCCCATGAGATCACCACTGGTGCTCAGGCAAATATTCAGCTCAAGGGTATTTCCGGTAGTCTGGATATGGTCTTACTTTCGAGTCTATTTGAATCACAGGGCGGGTTTCATCTTCTAGTAGCACAGGACAAAGAGGAAGCCGCCTATCTGAATTCTGATCTTCAAAACCTGCTGGACACGGAGGAGCACATGATTTTTCCTTCTAGTTTCAAGCGGGCATACCAATATGAGGAAGTGGACAATGCCAACGTGCTGATGCGGTCCGAAATCCTAAATTTAATTCTGGAAGATAAAGCCAAATCCAGAATCGTAATCACCTACCCAGAGGCCATATATGAGCGGGTGATCAATAAACGCTCCCTTCAGGACAACACCTTTATCGCCAAGGTAGGCGAGCAAGTGGACATGGAGTTTGTCTCGGAGCTATTGAGCAGCTATGATTTTGAGCGGACAGACTTTGTGTATGAGCCTGGCCAGTTCGCGATTCGAGGCGGTATTTTGGATGTGTTTTCCTTTTCCAATGAAATGCCTTATCGCCTGGAGTTATTTGGGCGGGAAATAGAAAGCATTAGAACTTTCGACCCGGAAAGCCAGCTTTCTATCGCTAGTGTGGAGCAAATCTCCCTTATCCCAAATGTACAAACCAAGCTGCTTCAGGAGGTTCGGCAGTCGTTTTTGGGTTTTCTACCTGCTGAGACCATCATCTGGATCAAAGATTACCAGCTCACCATAGATGTGATGGATGAGTGCTTTCATAAAGCTACTCTTGCCTTTGAGCAGATTGTCAAGAAGACCAATAATACCAAAACCGTACTGGGACCTGAGGATCTTTTTGATCAGGGAAAAGACTTTGCGCAGCTTTCCCAGGACTTTACTCGAGTGGAGTTTGGCAGGCAATTTTATCTAAAAAATGCCAAAGTCAGTAAATGGGACAGTCAGCCACAGGCTTCTTTCAATAAAAACTTTGACCTGCTGGTCACTCAGCTCGCAGAGAATGAAAAAAAGGGCCTGGTCAATATTATCACCGCGGAAAATGCCAAACAGATCGACCGGCTTTTGGGAATTTTCAAAGAGTTGGACCCTACCCTGCAGGTAAACAGTCTCTTGCTAGGGCTGAGAGAGGGGTTTGATGATAGACAAACTAAGCTTGCCTGCTTCACCGATCATCAGCTATTTGAGCGCTTTCACCGGTACAAAACCCGTGACAAAGTCAGTAAATCCAAAGCCCTGACGATCAAAGAGCTCAAGGCATTGCACCCAGGGGACTACATCGTGCATGTGGATTATGGAGTAGGGAGGTTTGCCGGTCTGGAAAAGGTGGATGTAAACGGTAAAATGCAGGAAGCAGTACGACTCATCTTTCGGGATGATGATTTGCTTTATGTAAACATCCATTCTCTGCACAAAATCTCCAAATTTTCGGGTCAGGAAGGCACTGTCCCTTCCATGTCAAAGCTGGGGTCTCCTGACTGGGAAAATAAAAAATCCCGGGCCAAAAAGCAGGTAAAAGATATAGCCAAAGACCTAATCGCCCTATATGCCAAGCGAAGATCTGCACCCGGCTTTGCCTTTAAGGAGGACTCTGTGATGCAGATCGAACTCGAATCTTCCTTTATATACGAAGACACCCCAGATCAAGCCATAGCCACGCAAGATGTGAAAAGCGATATGGAAAAAACCTATCCCATGGATAGATTGGTTTGTGGCGACGTGGGGTTTGGTAAAACGGAGGTCGCGATACGGGCTGCCTTTAAGGCAGTGAATGACGGAAAACAAGTGGCTGTACTGGTGCCGACAACGATTTTGGCCATGCAGCACTTTCAGACATTCAAGGAGCGATTGGAGAATTTCCCGGTAAGAATAGAATACATCAACCGATTCCGCTCGGCAAAGGAAATCAAAGAAATCGTGTCCGAAGTCAAATCTGGGGCTATAGATATTCTCGTAGGTACCCATAAGATCGTCAATAAGGACATTGTATTCAAAGACTTAGGATTATTGATCATAGATGAGGAGCAGAAGTTTGGGGTGAAGGTAAAGGATCAGCTGAAAAACCTTCGTGTGAATGTGGATGTGCTGACTTTGACAGCCACTCCTATTCCCAGAACACTTCACTTTTCGTTGATGGGAGCTAGAGATCTTTCGGTCATAGCCACTCCTCCACCAAACCGCCAGCCGGTAACTACTGAGGTTCAGACTTTCCAAGAGGAAGTGATCCGGGATGCGGTCTCCTATGAATTGAGAAGAGGAGGGCAAGTTTTCTTTGTCCACAATAGAGTGGGGGAAATAGACTCCATTTCCAATCTGATCATGAAACTGGTACCTGATGCCCGGGTAGTGGGAGCTCACGGACAGATGGATGGGAAAAAACTGGAAAAAATCATGGTGGATTTTATTCATCATGAATATGACGTATTAGTATCTACCAATATCATCGAGTCAGGCCTGGATATTCCAAATGCCAACACCATCATGATCAACAGAGCACATATGTTTGGGCTGAGTGACCTACATCAAATGAGAGGTCGGGTGGGACGAAGCAATAAAAAAGCCTTCTGCTACTTATTGACATCACCCATGTCAGGCCTGACTGCCGAAGCGAGGAAAAGATTGCAGACGCTAGAGGAGTTTTCGGACCTGGGAGATGGATTCAAAGTGGCCATGAAAGATCTAGACATCAGAGGTGCTGGTAATCTGCTAGGAGCAGAGCAAAGTGGTTTTATCACTGATCTGGGCTTTGAGATGTACCATAAAATTCTGGATGAAGCCGTGCAGGAATTGAAAGAAAATGAATTTGCGGCTTTGTTTGAAACAGATTTGGCAGAAAAAGTAAAAGTCCTGGTTCAGGATTGTACTATTGAAACAGATCTGGAATTACTGATCCCAGAAGACTATGTGGGCAATATCAGCGAGCGATTGGGGTTATATTCCAAACTGGATGCTATCAAAGACGAGGAAGAGTTGACTAAATTCTCCAAAATGCTATTGGATAGATTTGGTCCATTGCCTGATTCTGTAGAAGATCTGATGGAAACGGTGAGGCTCAGATGGAAGGCAGAAAAGCTAGGCATAGAAAAACTTACCCTGAAAGGTGGTCAGATGAAGTGCTACCTCCTCCCTTCTACCAGGGATGATTTCTATTCTTCAGCTATTTTCCAAAAAATCATGCGTTTTGCTCAGTTCAACAGCAAACAATGTAAAATAAAGGAGTACAAGAATCGTTTGATTCTTACACTGTCCAATGTTTCAACGATTTCACGTGCTCAAATCAAGCTAAAAGAGATGAATGAAGCCTGA